In Methanobrevibacter arboriphilus JCM 13429 = DSM 1125, a single window of DNA contains:
- a CDS encoding universal stress protein produces the protein MYSKVLVPIMGNYTKELVDSTLDLIGDREVEIIGLYVVDDSVPFLTPKKIKEAMVVELNSKGKIFLEEFEQLLDLDNNKNISIIKKLSKGKPAEVIVKAAEDNCVDVIVMGTGKSIVDKHLLGSVSEEVVHFAPCTIHLVRTIENDSCKLD, from the coding sequence TACTAAAGAATTAGTAGATAGTACCCTTGATTTAATTGGGGATAGGGAAGTTGAGATTATAGGTTTATATGTTGTTGATGATTCTGTTCCTTTTTTAACTCCTAAAAAAATAAAGGAAGCTATGGTTGTTGAGCTCAATTCCAAAGGAAAAATATTTTTAGAGGAATTTGAACAGTTATTGGATTTGGATAATAATAAAAATATATCTATTATAAAAAAATTATCTAAAGGTAAACCTGCAGAGGTAATTGTTAAAGCAGCTGAAGATAATTGTGTTGATGTTATTGTTATGGGTACTGGAAAGAGTATAGTTGATAAACATCTTTTAGGAAGTGTTTCTGAGGAAGTTGTCCATTTTGCCCCATGTACAATACATTTAGTAAGAACAATTGAAAATGATAGTTGTAAATTGGATTAA